The Antarcticibacterium flavum genome contains the following window.
CAATCTGGGTGGGGAATGTCCTTCAACAACGATGGTTGCTGTGAGCATCAATGATCTTTGTGTGGTTCTTCCCTGTGGATTCCAGGATATCAAGGATAGCATTTCAAAAGCAGTTACTCCCAATGGAGACGGATATAATGACTTTTTCACGGTAAACCTGAATACAGATTGTGGTTTCACCTACAATGTAAAAATCTTTAATAGATGGGGGTCACAGGTATACTCTGCAGCAAACTACCAGAATGACTGGAATGGAAATTCAGACAGGTCTGTAACTTCCTCAAACCAGCTACCTTCAGGTACCTACTTTTATATTCTTGAAATAAATGGAAGTGGTTTTGAGCCAATCCAGGGTTACATCTACTTAGGAACTAAATAAACCAAATCAAATGAAAAATTATTACATCCTCATATTGATACTTTTTGTGGGATTGTCCTCTGCCCGGGCACAACAACTACCGCAATTCACTCAATATATGTATAATACCATAGCGATAAACCCTGCCTATGCCGGGAACAGGGATGGACTATCTCTAACGGCACTTCACCGTAGCCAGTGGGAAGGAATTGAAGGTGCACCACGTACACAAACCTTTTCTATCCACTCCCCTCTTTCCAATGAGAAAGTTGGTCTGGGCCTTTCTGTGATCAATGATAAGACCGGGTATGAGAACTACACCTATTTGTATGGGGATTTCTCTTACACTATCAATGTGAGTGACGATGTTACCCTTTCCTTTGGTGCCAAGGGTGGATTTAGCTACTACAATCTTGATGAGAATTTATTTACTGAGCCAAGTGTATTACAAGATCCTTTCTTCAGGGAGCAATTTAATCGCTGGACTCCCAATGTGGGGGCCGGGTTATATTTATCTTCACAGGACTGGTACGTAGGACTTTCAGCTCCTAAATTGATCAACAATAACAACAATGAATTTAGCGAATACGTCGCCCTGGAGCAGGTTCATTATTATCTAACCGGGGGTTATGTTTTTGATCTTAGTGATACCTGGAAACTACGGCCTACCGCTCTTGCAAAAGTAACATCGGGAGCACCGCTTTCGTTTGATATGTCGGGAACCGTGATCTATGATGAGAAGCTTTACCTTGGTGCCACCTACAGGATTGATGATGCAATAGGAGCCTTTCTCGATTTCCAGATCTTTGAACCATTAAGGATTGGATATGCTTACGAGTACTCAATCTCAGACCTTAGGCCATATACTTCAGGATCCCACGAGATCATCCTGATTTATGAAATGAGGTATAAGAACACCAAATTCAAATCCCCAAGATTTTTCTAAACTATAATAAAGCTATTATGAGGAATTTCAACTACTTATTAATTCTACTATTCATTGGAAATAGTTTTATAAGTTCAGCTCAAAATGCAAAGCAAAGAAAAGCCGACAGGCTCTTTAATGACCTTGCTTATACAGAAGCTGTAGAGGTTTATAAAGACCTTGTGGAAAGGGACCATAATACCCTCTACAACAAGCAAAAGCTTGGAGACAGTTACATAAAACTTCGCAGGCCTTCACAGGCGGTGGCATATTACGAGGAGATTGTAAATGACCCTAACGTCTCTCCTGAATATTATTATAAGTACGCACAGGCATTAAGAGGGGTTATGCGATACGAGGAATCCCGGGAATGGTTACAAAAATACAGAAACTCCAAAGGTAATACTCAAAATGTTGACAGGATGCTGGAGGGAGATGTTTCAGATATCGAGATAGCCGATGAGTATTCACTTAATGGTGTGAACTTTAACTCCGGTTTCAGTGATTTCGGAGCCTATGAAAAGGACGGAAGAGTATATTT
Protein-coding sequences here:
- a CDS encoding PorP/SprF family type IX secretion system membrane protein, which produces MKNYYILILILFVGLSSARAQQLPQFTQYMYNTIAINPAYAGNRDGLSLTALHRSQWEGIEGAPRTQTFSIHSPLSNEKVGLGLSVINDKTGYENYTYLYGDFSYTINVSDDVTLSFGAKGGFSYYNLDENLFTEPSVLQDPFFREQFNRWTPNVGAGLYLSSQDWYVGLSAPKLINNNNNEFSEYVALEQVHYYLTGGYVFDLSDTWKLRPTALAKVTSGAPLSFDMSGTVIYDEKLYLGATYRIDDAIGAFLDFQIFEPLRIGYAYEYSISDLRPYTSGSHEIILIYEMRYKNTKFKSPRFF